One Euphorbia lathyris chromosome 1, ddEupLath1.1, whole genome shotgun sequence DNA segment encodes these proteins:
- the LOC136230782 gene encoding protein KINESIN LIGHT CHAIN-RELATED 3, translating into MPGIVMDGIVVAAVMQEKDGNSTPVKENDVSNKSPRSASSPQSPVDLPVPVGEVAVEEENVHGVVDTSVTGVVPAGEAAVEGENTHGVVETSIEELYENVCDMQSSDMSPSRHSFGSEGEESRIDSELRHLVGGEMREVEIMEEEEVDKPESDNPSNSTSRKGGSSESKKSGKLDSNRSASTKSISSSASKKGSRLPLDSEVSSKLNPKSKSPPEKPPVDKQNHKNLKQANRGIKSTKKVRNSGLKIQIGVNDSSESGLDNLDLARFLLKQARDLISSGDKPQKALELALRAATAFENCANGKPSLELVMSLHVVAAIYSSIGQYNEAIPVLERSVEIPEIEVGQEHALAKFAGYMQLGDTFAMLGQLENSTKCYTTGLEVQKQILGETDPRVGETCRYLAEAHVQALQFDEAQRVCQMALDIHRVCGAPASLEEAADRRLMGLICETKGDHEAALEHLVLASMAMAANGHEAEVASIDCSIGDTYLSLTRYDEAVFAYQKALTALKTAKGDNHPAVGAVFIRLADLYNKTGKLRDSKSYCENALRIYEKPLPGIPPEDIATGFTDISGIYESMNDLEQAIKLLQKALKIYSDAPGQQRTIAGIEAQLGVMYYMLGNFSESYNAFKNAISKLRASGEKKSAFFGIALNQMGLACVQRYSINEAVELFEEAKSILEQERGPYHPDTLGVYSNLAGTYDAMGRLDDAIEILEHVVGMREEKLGTANPDVDDEKKRLSELLKEAGRSRSRKGRSLENLLDSSSYSTNKDGITVL; encoded by the exons ATGCCCGGAATTGTCATGGATGGAATTGTAGTAGCAGCAGTAATGCAAGAAAAGGATGGAAATTCTACACCCGTTAAAGAAAATGATGTCTCAAATAAGTCCCCTAGGAGTGCATCAAGTCCACAAAGCCCTGTAGATCTTCCTGTACCTGTAGGTGAGGTGGCTGTTGAAGAGGAGAATGTTCATGGTGTGGTTGATACCTCCGTTACTGGGGTGGTGCCTGCAGGTGAGGCTGCGGTTGAAGGAGAAAATACTCATGGTGTGGTTGAGACCTCCATTGAGGAGCTTTATGAGAATGTATGTGATATGCAGAGTTCTGACATGTCACCCTCAAGACATAGTTTTGGATCTGAGGGTGAAGAGTCTAGGATTGATTCGGAGTTGCGCCATCTTGTTGGAGGAGAGATGAGAGAGGTTGAGATaatggaagaggaagaagtagaCAAACCAGAGAGTGACAATCCAAGCAACTCCACTTCTAGGAAGGGAGGTTCAAGTGAGAGTAAGAAGTCAGGAAAATTAGACAGCAATCGATCTGCCAGCACCAAATCCATTTCTTCTAGCGCCTCTAAGAAAGGTTCTCGCTTACCATTGGATTCTGAGGTGTCATCAAAGTTGAATCCTAAGAGCAAAAGTCCTCCTGAAAAACCACCTGTTGATAAGCAAAACCATAAGAATCTTAAACAAGCAAACAGAGGAATCAAATCAACAAAGAAGGTGAGGAATTCTGGATTAAAGATACAGATTGGAGTGAATGATTCCTCTGAATCTGGTTTGGACAATCTGGATCTTGCACGATTTTTATTAAAGCAAGCAAGGGATTTGATTTCTTCTGGAGATAAACCCCAGAAGGCTCTTGAATTAGCTCTCCGGGCAGCTACAGCATTTGAAAATTGTGCAAATGGGAAACCCAGTTTAGAATTGGTTATGTCCCTGCATGTTGTGGCAGCCATATACTCTAGCATAGGCCAGTACAACGAGGCAATTCCTGTTCTTGAACGTTCAGTTGAAATTCCAGAGATTGAAGTAGGCCAAGAACATGCCCTAGCCAAGTTTGCTGGTTATATGCAGTTGGGTGATACTTTTGCAATGCTGGGCCAGCTTGAGAATTCAACTAAGTGTTACACAACCGGATTGGAAGTACAGAAACAGATCCTGGGAGAAACAGACCCTAGAGTTGGCGAGACCTGTAGATATTTGGCTGAAGCCCATGTTCAAGCATTGCAGTTTGATGAAGCCCAGAGGGTTTGTCAGATGGCTCTAGATATTCATAGAGTGTGCGGTGCACCTGCTTCTCTTGAAGAGGCAGCAGATAGGAGGCTCATGGGTCTCATATGTGAAACGAAAGGAGATCATGAAGCTGCTCTTGAGCATCTTGTTTTAGCCAGCATGGCTATGGCGGCAAATGGCCATGAAGCTGAGGTTGCATCTATTGATTGTAGCATTGGAGACACCTACTTATCATTGACCAGATATGATGAGGCTGTCTTTGCTTATCAAAAAGCACTCACAGCTTTAAAGACAGCAAAAGGAGATAATCATCCAGCTGTTGGTGCAGTTTTTATACGCCTCGCtgatttatataacaaaacggGTAAGCTAAGGGACTCAAAGTCATACTGTGAGAATGCCCTTAGGATTTATGAAAAACCCTTGCCTGGCATTCCTCCAGAGGATATTGCGACCGGTTTCACTGATATTTCTGGTATATATGAGTCGATGAATGATCTCGAGCAGGCAATCAAGTTACTGCAGAAAGCATTAAAAATATATTCTGATGCTCCTGGTCAGCAGCGCACGATTGCTGGAATTGAAGCCCAATTGGGGGTAATGTACTACATGCTGGGGAATTTTTCCGAATCTTACAACGCCTTCAAGAATGCAATTTCGAAACTTCGTGCAAGTGGAGAAAAGAAATCTGCTTTCTTCGGAATCGCTCTAAACCAAATGGGGCTTGCTTGTGTACAGCGTTACTCTATAAATGAAGCTGTAGAGCTATTTGAAGAAGCCAAGAGTATTTTGGAGCAAGAGCGTGGACCGTATCATCCCGATACTCTTGGGGTATATAGCAATCTTGCTGGCACTTATGATGCAATGGGCAG GTTGGATGATGCAATTGAGATTTTGGAGCATGTGGTCGGGATGAGGGAGGAAAAACTTGGAACAGCAAATCCAGATGTTGATGATGAGAAGAAGAGGTTGAGTGAGTTATTGAAAGAAGCAGGGCGATCTCGGAGCAGAAAAGGCCGATCACTTGAGAATCTCCTTGATTCGAGCTCATATAGCACGAACAAAGATGGTATTACAGTATTATGa
- the LOC136230750 gene encoding uncharacterized protein, whose product MENKPSSSPLHFVDQLVVPGDVVLDLSNMTNQTIKLGGGLRQDGDAISVLKAGKLRNSKPNKYWVESSQKRYVPCAEDSILGIVVDSKPENFLVDIKGSTLAFLPVLAFEGGTRRNIPKLEAGTLLYVRVVKANAGMNPELSCTDASGKAGEFGVLKDGYMFECSTGLSRMLLSSPTCPVLEALGNKLSFEIAVGINGRVWVNGTSPSIVIVVANALMNSETLSGVQQKILVDKLLQKIQT is encoded by the exons ATGGAAAATAAACCCAGCAGTTCACCGCTGCACTTCGTTGATCAGTTAGTA GTTCCAGGAGATGTTGTTCTTGATCTCTCTAACATGACTAATCAGACTATCAAGCTTGGTGGTGGCCTTCGTCAG GATGGTGATGCTATCTCTGTTCTGAAGGCTGGCAAACTCAGGAACTCAAAGCCAAACAAATATTGGGTGGAAAGCTCCCAGAAGCGG TATGTGCCATGTGCTGAGGACAGCATTCTTGGTATTGTGGTAGACTCCAAACCCGAA AACTTTCTTGTGGATATTAAAGGATCCACCTTAGCATTTTTACCTGTGCTTGCGTTTGAGGGTGGCACAAGGAGAAACATACCAAAACTTGAG GCAGGTACTTTGCTTTATGTTCGGGTTGTGAAAGCAAACGCTGGGATGAATCCCGAGTTGTCTTGCACTGATG CCAGTGGGAAAGCAGGAGAATTTGGTGTCCTCAAGGATGGGTACATGTTTGAATGCTCAACTGGTCTGTCAAGGAT GTTGCTGAGCTCACCGACATGCCCTGTTCTTGAGGCTCTTGGCAATAAACTGTCCTTTGAGATAGCTGTTGGTATAAATGGTCGTGTTTGG GTGAATGGTACATCTCCATCAATAGTCATTGTTGTTGCAAATGCACTCATGAATTCAGAGACATTGAGTGGTGTGCAGCAGAAAATTCTGGTCGATAAACTGCTTCAGAAAATCCAGA CATGA